ttttcatGCGAGCTCAAACTGTCTTGCAAGTGCCGCCAGGATCTAAATCCGGTCGATTGCAATTGGGTTGGAATGTTGCGGAGGCCAAACAATTTGCAGCAAAAACAATAAACGGAATCCTTAGTCTCTTAATAAATTAACCAGGATCTCTCCATTTTTTCGCCATTCTTCAGGGTTCGATAACAATTTTCTATGGTGAAGCGCCGGCGATCTGTATCAAaaggaaaaattgtattccGATCTATTTTTGTAGGCCCTAGCTTTACCAATGCTACGCGTGAACTGTCGCTGATGTTATTCGGCCACTTAGCAGGATCTTGCCAATCAATATTTGATACTGTAGAATCTTTTTCTATAACTTTTTCTGCCAAGTTGTTTCTATCTGTAGCTATCGTCATATCTCCGGTATTCACTGACTGAGCGTCCAAATTTCCATCAGAATCTACGGCGTCCTTGGAAGGTGGACAAGCGGGGTCTAAATCATCCGTGGTTTGGCTACATTCACCACCCTCATTATCAGACCTCAACCGCTTAACATtgccttgaaaaaaaaacagcactTTTTTTGTCCGCTTCACATCgagctttttttaatttccgcTTTTAGGACCCTGATAAGTCTTTGGGCTTGTTCATAATGACTATCGACTATGACTTGTGCAATCcaacaattacaaaaataaattcagaaaaattcaatcaaatcgTAATTTATGCAATGTAAGTCAAGTTGAACGCGGTTAATTAATGTTAAGTAATATGAATATCCGTAGAAATGCCTATAATAAAGATTGTGCCCTAAACGTGATCGGCCGCTGCCTGACCGGAACGTCGGCAGCTTCTGAATAAATGTTTCGTCGATATCCGAGAGTTTGCAAATTACTAGTAATTTCAAAAGAGCatcgagaataaaaaataagaaacaacaATAGGtagcgagaaaattttcaagaaatgttCACGTTGTTGAAAGAGTTCCTATGGAATATGCGAATACAGTGGTTCAGCTAGACAGAGCGTAGCAGTGAATCCACAGTCCATACAAATTACAAGCAGCGTGGTCTGATAGTAGTCTCTGGGCACGCCGCGCCGCACGACGTAGCTTGACGTTTGAGCTATAAACTGGCGCATGCGCTGCAGCCGAACAAATTGTGGTGGGGGCCGTCGGTCCAGCCAACACCCCGCGCGGTCCGTGCTCGCCGGTAACCTAGTACAGCAGCGTGAGCCGTACAATGTTTCTACAAGGGCCCAATCGTTCAACctcattttataattttttttcatattttttttcttacacctaTCATCTCGATGTTCACACACAGGATAATGTATTATCGCAGTTAACCttattccgaaaaaaattcttattttcttcagTCTTTGGGCCCCCTCGGGAACAGGGCCCCGGGCGGTTGCCCGGTTAGCTCATACCTAGCGCCGGCGCTGTCTGGCGATCAGAGACGGTTTTCGATCGCGAAACAAATTTCAGCAAGACTATCACAAACGACAAAGAACGATTCGAATTCAAATCTTTGCTCATCTAAGTGGTAAAGATTGCGACCGTGATGAGTAAATGAGTGCCAATAGGAATTCACCACATTGACTTTGATCATAATTGTCACGAGAGCACCCAAACGATCCCGCTGAAATGGGGTGTGCAGTTGTGTTATCATGTGGTATAGGATTGAATGAAATACAAGTTCACTGTACACAAGTCCAGTGTAGACACAAGTTCGTTGTAGAATATCTCTGGATCTAAATTTGGTTAAACAAATCTCAAGATCCAGTAACGATGATTTACGTCTTAGGCTAGTTTTTGTTCATCGCACACATcgattttaaacaaataaaaatgtgcaAGTCGGCGAAGAATCTCTCATaatatttccttttctccatGTCTGTCTTTTTACAACTACCGTTTTTTACAGCTAACTTTTGAGTGTCCAGGCCTCGCCTCGCTAGCCGAGGGCCAAGGGTTTGATCGCGCCGGGAATTTCCCTACATGTGGCATTTATGGTACGACGTGACTCTTGGCCTCGACTCAGGGGCGAGTCTGcactttttcacatcattacCCAGCTTTCGCCACGCTCTTGGCGCATACGCATCTACTAACTAGCTTCGCTTTGTCCCTGCCTTCGCATTTCTAGTAGACCATCCAATTTTTGTAAAccgatttttctcataataaACAGTTTGTCAATACCATATCACTATCGATCATAATCTCCGGCGTCATCTGTTTACTAACCTCCCGACAGCACCATACAAAATAGTCAAGAATCCTCGAATTCGACTTTTTTCGCACATACTCGTGGTATGGGAGATATGTGACAATTCCCGATCAATTCATTTGAGCTTTATAAACTTTAATTTACGTAAAACTTGAATGACCTTGACCAATAACAGCAAGATATTGATGAATAAGTAAGTAACTTTCCAAGTGCAATCAGTCACTCGCCGTAAGGATCTCAGAGCAACTTTGATTTGGCTAAATTTCTGGGGAATGATTTTATTCGGAAGACTTGTTTCCACGGGAgtttttttgtatttgttttgtgaaatattgtcaaaaacgtaaaaaaaaaatgatgttcTTCGGCAGTCTGCTTATCACTTTAATAACTTGAAAACAAGGatcatttcaaatattaattcatGTTGATAGAACGACAATGGCATATCTTCTGAACAAAATAATCCCCAAGGAAGTACAATCAGACCAAGGGTGCTCCGGAATCCCTATCACGTAAATGAATGATTTTGCTTGAAAACAGCTTCCATTATTTACCAATGCCTTGCTGTTGCTTGACTTTAaatgtttacaaaattattggCTATGAAGCTCAAAAGAATCGTCAATAAGCTTACGTTTCCACGAATCGCGAGGTCTCTGAGTATGGTGAAACAGAAGCCAAAATATGGTGACTTtgaattctacgaattattgaaaatcaagCCTTATCTGAATAATCAGTGTCTTTGACAGTTGGTTCCAGCCGTACCCATTTTCCTTCGAACATCTTCTCTTCAAGGTCTTTTTTATCGGCGCCGAGGACAGGCAAGTAGCAAATTTGGACATCAGTGAAATGATGATGAACCTTTGCGAAAGGTATGAAAAACTCCCCGTCATCGTCCGCCTTAAAATCGAGTGCTCTTCTCATATCGTCATCAATTTTCCACACTTCATCCCCGTCGAATAATATTGATTAACAGAACCGTTCACTCACTCCGCTGACGATTGCCCACAGAATTACAGCTGCGAGGTATTTCAATCGTACAATGGAAATTCGTTAAGACTCGAGTGTTAACTAAAGAATTCGTAATGGCACTCGTACCACTTCAACAACTCTAATTTACTATCTTCTATATTACGTCACTGCAGAAGATTTGCTACATCAGCGGTCGTGATCACATGTTAAATACTTGTTGAAAAGTGCAGTCAAGCAAAATAATCTTCAATTACGAATGCAATACTTACAGGCTTTAAACCAATTGAACTAGGTATTTTTTGTCATTGCGATTAACTTTCTGCAAGTTGGTAATTACGAGCAGATATATACTTACTTATCTGAATAAAGTCCAGTCCATTCACGGCAGCCCCATGGGTTTCTCAGCCGCAGCAATTCTTGCTCCCCGTAATTGACGGCTTGAGTAATACTATAGCTATAATCGTCGACTATAACTCGACGTTTCATTGGTTCCGTTTTCTTGAACTGGAAAAACCGTTACATGTCAGGTGTCTGGTAACAGCTGATCTCTTCTTATTATCGAGAAAGGTCAAATGACAAAAAGATCAAGTTCTCGTACATCGTGTATGATAAATATTCTTCACAAGATCGCAGCTGAAACCTTTCATGTGCCGAATTTACTTTGAAGGCTGATGCAACAACCGAAGATCGAATCAAACGGAATGACTCAGCTTCGTGACTTCAGACTCGGCATTTCGTTTTTGAGCATATTGAATAGTATCAAACGAAACTCGTTCGGAATCAAATATTGGGTAATAAAACGCTAGCCCTCCAGTAAAATCTTCCAAAACTTCCCCAGGATCACCACCATCTATGGCCTTCCATGATCCGTAAAGTTTTACGTAAGCTTTCTCAACCAAGGGGGCCCAGAATTCATTACTTTCCGGCGATAGTGCAAGTATCAAATGTGATGCTGAATCCGTTGGGAGACGACCGTCAATCACGACATCGACCCACTTTCCAAACTGCCAAAATCTGAGATCAAGCAAATTGAATTTCTACATCCCTGATTGTAATCTCAGATACCTTTCGACTTTTTTAACTTTCCGCTTTGTTTTGCTTTTCAAGAGGGTAAGAGGGAAAGGCATTTTTCCTAATCTGTTGTAAGATCTCCTATTTCGAACCGCTGTAAACACGAGTATCAGTGATCCCCTCATTTTGGGAGGGATCACGGTTGACACCCATTTTGGAAATGGAGTGGGGAAGCCAGCGCCCCACTCCAAACTCAAAATCGAGATCCAGTGGTGGAGAAGTTAACCCGATCTCGCTCTCTTAACCCCGGGACGTCAATTCAACCGGTTGAaggcaaatactccagcgaggccctggaggactgacagCCCCAAAACGAGACGATCATCGACTCGGCGGACTCCCGTCATCGCTAGAAACCTCCGGTCCCGGGGAGAAAGCCACCGAGGGACCGACCATTAATACGATAAGTCAAATCCACTTCAAAAATAGCTTGAATTGTTAACGCATAGGTGACGTCTCGtcaaagttgagaaaaatcgaCCGCCAATTCTTTACAATCTGTTTTGAGATGATACGAATGGATGgaatgtgtgtgtatgtgtgtctgtgtggtatttattgttaataaatgagaaatttccgaaagtaaaattctacaaattggtatttattgttaataaataaagagaaagaaagtaaaGTCTTACACTGTCATGCGATCAAATTTAACCTGTTCATTTTCTAAAGCTCTGATCTGATCAACATCATAAAAACAGTCAAGAGAATTAGATTTACAAcgttttatcgaatttattgtttccatgaaaaatatttccaatacAATGCAAGATGATGACGGACACGGTGAAACTTTATTCGactttaaataataaaaagtctTTGGGAGATTAACctgcgcaaaaaaaaaactttctacAGTTTTTATACTGAATAGAGTTTtgaccaaaaatatttttaaataactaTATTTAGTTAGTGTCTAACGTTTGTCGATTTAGCATGGAACGCCGAACGTCCCGTACAGAAGGATCTGAAGTGAAATATTCCAGCATACTTCGCCTCCTCGAAGCCTTGATCCTGCGGTACAACTTGATACAATAATCTCGGGTGCATTGCAAGACTGCACAAACTAGCGACTGCCCAACAATCGTAGAGATGATTTTGCTGAACATCGAATCGTGGAAGTCCTTCGACAAAGAATTGCGGATCGGCAGCTAATTCCTGAAAACAGCagtgtttcaaaaatctgTGTTTCAAGTGTCTAGAGCGAAAtgaactttgaaaatattgttcattTATCTTACACGTCAAAGAATTATGTCAAAACTGGTGtgatcgacaaaaaaaaaattatgtgtatatagtATCAGAATTATTTCTCACCCCTGGATGTTTCCATACGATGTccatgaaatatttcttctgATCATCCGGAATTCCGTTCTGAAATATGGAAGAGATATGCACTGGGAATGTTGGATCTTCGAACAAATATTTCGTATCATCCGCGTCAATTTTCTTGACCAAACATTCTCCTCTGAGTTGGTAAAAATCCCGATTGAATTTATTCCGATCGGCTGATGTACTTGACCGAGGTAAAAAGCAAGCTGTCAGTCTAGGTTTTACTATTACTAACAAGGAAACTACCTGAGGTGTCCCCCTCCGATTTCTACCATTTGAGGATATGTTATTCTTCATCAAAAtctaagcgacacgtatttttttcttatcggcggaaaaactgtttaaaGGGGTGAAATCAGCCCCCGAAAGTTGGGCATCCTAAGTGGTTGTTTCATAGTTTCGCATACTTCCAGTTgagatatttgaatgaaaccaatTCGAGAATAATTCCTACgacgaataatgaaaaatctattttgGCCGATTACGACGGGGTTGAATAGTCGAAAATTATAGGGGTGGAAAgttaaaagaattttataactgaaaaactatttttcggattttaatgaaattaattgcaatAGAAAAAAGTAGGGCATACgtgtttttgcgttttttgAAATAACGTCACTTAGGGGGTGAACTACCCTTATACACGTGCAGCCGAATTCACATTAGAATCGCACTATTTTGCTTCAATTCGTCTTATTTAACATTACAAAGCTTTTTCTAAGCAACAATTTAGGAGCTTCttcgtttcaataaatttcggtTGTATTTATATCAAAAACCACTCCCACAAATTGCCGAACGGTTTCTGGCAtagttttttttaccatcgtGAAATCTTTCGGAGACCGGCATTTCAGTAGTTTGTGAGGTTACTGGAATCGATTGCGAGCTTACAATTTTGGAATCAATACGGCTAATGCTGTAAACATTTAGGacttcgattattatttttttccaaaatattgaaagacaTTGGAAAGTTAACATAGAATGGCTTGTGACGCTCAATTCGAAACCACTTTGATCTGAATTATACACATTCGATAAATTTACACCTTGTACAAATTGTTCAGCTTATTTTCTCAAACTCTCGGCATTTTCAATCGTTTTTTTGGTgatgaatttattaattttcctcGACACAATACGATGAGCAATTTCGAATGAAGTCACCCAATGTTTAGATGCTTTAAACCGAAAGTCTTCATGGCCTATTTCTTTTTGGGCTTGTAGTCCCCACATGTGCTGTATGAGGTGGCTAATGCGAGGGGTAGTTTAGGGTCCCGAGTGTCAGCAATACGGGTTAGTCACACCAGGGTATCTTTGCAACCATGCGCGACGTCTGCAGTTTAACCTTTCCTAGTCAGAAACTTTATTTCAAAGAACAATAAATAAGTCTTCAGATTTATCGATGACTTGCCACAAATTACCTTTTTCTACTTTGGAGATTAATGTTGATTTAAAAACCTTGTCGCAGTACGCTCTCTAccaataaaaaacatttttatcaagCTTCAACAATCCAACTCACAATCATCCGCTTTTCTAATCTTCTTCAGAACCTAGATTCAAAATTCGACGACCTGACTGGATGGATCTCACGTAATCGCTGCATGGATGGAGCGAGATTATTTGGTCCGCTAGACTTTGACGCGGAAATACCCTGAAAATGCTAAGAATTTCAACGACTGTCAATAACGAATTGAGCATTTTCGTCTGTACGCGGCATAAAGTTATAGCTCCGCAGCAATGCGTCAAATTATCACAAGTTTTATACCGTCccgaattgaaaataatatcctTCACTGATTTCGGCTCGCCACAACGAATTcgggaatttgaaattcgacaACTCCGGAACCTAAGATTTTGGGACAGTACGAGTGGAATGTAAGAAATCTGGTCAACTGTTTTGGATTCGAAAATCTCgtctgaaaaatcaaaaccaGCAACCACATAAACTTTCGAATATAAATTATCATTCGATCCGCCGTTCTgacttttaatattttgactCCCGATTTCGGTGCAGTGACCTCAAAAATCTTGGGCTTTGAAATCATCCGCGACACAATCTGctcgattcgaaaaaaatttccgtccGCTGTTGAGGTCCACCATTTGGAATTGTATAGTCTGTACTTGAGACCTGGCATCGTCGAGTCCAAAGACCTCATAGTTGAATTTAAGCCTGACTCAAACGCATGTTCCTAAAACTGTAATTCTGCTACTAGTTGATAACCAGCACTGTGTTTTTAAGTCAGGCTCCCACATCGTGTGAATGCACCCGATATCGAAGGATATAGCAGAAATATTCGAAGGCGACTCGCACTTGTTGCCAACAGGCTACAAATTGTGGTATATATCCAAGTTTGTAGCCtttcataaaatatcaatCAGCAAAGTGATTTTGTTGTCATTGTATCTTAAAAGTAACTACAGAATCGGACAAATAACATGATTGACACAGTCATGATTTGCTTGTTGTTGCCGACGACGTTATGAATATATAGCGAATGCTCAGAATCGAATTCATCCATCGAAGTGAAATGTCAGTTTCTGCAAATAAAATGTTTCTGGTTGAGCAATGAGCAAGATTAGGAATCTTAAGTCGGTTCCTTCTAAGAAATTAGTCGAGTtcagaattttataaattaccaCGAAATTACAACTTCTGTCACCGTAGGTAATCGCTAATTGACGCATCTTACTTCATTTGAGTAGTATAACAAGGCcggttctacacgcagattccggttaccgacacttaccgaccgagctGCTCCGCGCAGACcaccgagccgctccgcgcagctcagactcaaacccttttccgctccgcgcagcccagacgcaaacccttttccgcgatgacgtcacagtctgccgtaccggcttgaggtcaaaaccgtgcaaccttaccgacagttgtatcgatcgagggtcaaaatcgtgctgttttaccgacaatcttaccgaccgaaggtctgtagtgctcgcctgccaacggcAGAAGGCGcagcgggggcgagaacttttttatcgtcccacattcttttcccacgataggactgctgatgtgtaacattaaccactccgaattcctttcccacggtaggactgctgatgtgtaacatcaaccacctcacattcctttcccacgttatcagccacgcgacattccaaaattaatagttcgaagaattgttttttatccactcggatatcgctgacgtgtaacatcaaccacctcacattcctttcccacgttatcaaccacgtgacattccaaaattaatggttccgagaattgtttttcacttactcggatgtcggtttgatataCAAAGTCGACCGATAGTCGCGGTACATTCaaagccatggatctgcggtaTTCGAAGTATACTTCGAGGTCCGAAAGCTTTTTCAAGGGCAGAAGTGTCTCCAGGCGAGcgacttcgttcaattttgaaaagtccatgATCGTTACTATCGAGTTGTATGTGCTCAAAATCTCTTGTGAGTTGATTGAGGCCAGATCTGATTTTCAGcagatgttttacttctccaaTATTCTTGAGGAGCAGTTCTAGTCCTTTCTTCAATTCACGTTGTTGTTCCAGagcacttctcatttgcaagaagaacagcttcagactggcgatgaagttttcacttttcgcttatataacgttcccccacaacataatttgaaatttggtggagggtaaggaatgtcacgtggctgatatcaaatacgtatgtttgtgtatgcgcgcgcaccttttagcattccaagagcgatagtaacccaacatcgcagatccatggctttgaatgtaccgcgactatcggtcgactttggatatcaaaccgacatccgagtaagtgaaaaacaattctcggaaccattacttttggaatgtcacgtggttgataacgtgggaaaggaatgtgaggtggttggtgttacacatcagcgatatccgagtggataaaaaacaattcttcgaactattaattttggaatgtcgcgtggttgataacgtgggaaaggaatgtgaggtggttgatgttacacatcagtaatcctaccgtgggaaaggaattcggaatggttaatgttacacatcagcagtcctatcgtgggaaaagaatgcgggacgaTAAAAAAGTTCTCACCCCCGCTGCGCCatctaccgttggcaggcgagcactacagaccttcagtcggtaagattgtcggtaaaacagcacgattttgaccctcgatcgatacaactgtcggtaaggttgcacggttttgacctcaagccggtacggcagactgtgacgtcatcgcggaaaagggtttgcatctgggctgcgcggaacggaaaagggtttgagtctgagctgcgcggagcggctgggtgggctgcgcggagcggctcggtcagtaagtgtcggtaaccggaatctgcgtgtagaaccgGCCTTGCTATACTACTACTATTATGCGTAGCTATATATCGTTGAAACATCAATGAGGTAACAACGCACCCATTTATCTGAGTTGCAAGTTCGTTTCTAGGTGTAACTAATTTTGACGACTCGTGTTACAATTCTTAATCCAAAACTCATCTATCGGAATGATTTAACATGCAACTTCAGGAAAGATATGCCCATTCATTTTTCGTCTGCTTTTGATTATTTCTCATCTTTCCAATTTTGTGAATGTTCAATTATTCTCACAGATTATGAAGAAACCTGAAGGCTTGTACGGTGATCATGTCTACTGTATTACGCAAGTCTGTAAGAACGAGGGGAAACATATGCACGCGCAAGGAATGGGAAGGCCATTTTTGCAATGGGTTAGTATTTGAGTCtgtatttctatttatttcaaacttttcacgGTTCAGAAAATAACAGTGCCAATCCCTGAACTTATCGATTTGTGTTCAATAGAAAGACCCATCAATTTCGGGGTGAAGAATTCGATTTGCATggtttcgattttcaaacgaaatgCAATAAGTCAGATGGAAATTGAACCAATTTTTCGACGGTGATCCTGTGCGGAAAGCCGATAGTAAGATGGCAAAGGCGCCGAACTTCGAGGCTGACGAAAACAGCGATTTTGGATGCCCTACGAACTGATATCGGCCTAATTAACTTTAAATTTGCGACTCGGCCAATATAGGCACAAAAGAATTCGAAATCAGTACTTTTGAAGAAGAATGGAAGTACAAGACTGCTGCGCCAAGTCACTTGAGTACTACCTtatgaaattgattatttttctttcgtaaaCTATTATATTTTGCGTATTATATAAGAACgtatgaagaaaatttcaattcgtttctgTAAATTTTCCCACATTTCAATCTGTTTTTGGCTCTTTAGTCTAGACAAGTCTATGATTCCGTGCCCAGTTCTCAGTAATAACTTTGTTCTGTTTCCAGGAACCTTGTGGTTAATCGTCACAGTATCGCATAACGTCGGAAAATTCGGAGCAAGTGAATGGAAAATCCACGATAATCGTTTACTTACTGCAAAAAATCCAAGAAATAAGAAGGAAGGAGACCGAGCTCCAAGCTGGCTAGTCATCAAAACCTCCGTTGATTTTGGTGTCCTTCTTCGTAGTGCAATATTCTGCCACTCACAATGCTGATGTACTATATAAGGTCCGCTAACGCCAAAAGAGTGGAGGTTTGTGTACCTGTCATTCAAATCACTCGTCTGATTCAAATATTGAGTGTCATTacgtttttttgattttgaaccTGAAATTCCAGTAAGatgtatgtaaaatatatacatacatacagtatacaaaaattatgccaacctcatatatgtatagaagcATTTGTAAGGATGTACTATGCACAAGGTGTATATATAGAAAATACATAGAACAATGCGAACCTGTCATCATTCACTCTATTGCCGTTAGTCCaccatacatcgtacatcagcATTGCGAGTGGCAGAAATTCGTCTCACTATAAAGAGGACCCCGAAATTAACTTAGGTTTTGCGGTACGGAGCTCGGTCTCCTTCATTCTTACTTTCTGGAAAAATCGAAGGACGAAACGACTAAAAATCTGAGAATCggattcgaaatttatcgCGTACGGCTAGAACTTCGGTAATACAGATGTATTTTCTTGACTATACAACTATCAAGAAATTAAcagcatttaatttttttaaacagttgGACGATCTGTATGGTGATTTATATGGGGATTTAGTGCTCTTTAGTTactaattttttccccaaattttgatttgtttGCTCCAGTAGTTTCGCCGAAATTGAGGGCGatgacaaatttaaaaaaagttgcCAAAGCCAGGCCAACGGATGACGGAATATTAACAAGAAAACGACGAGAATTTGCTGCTAATTAGTTGCTGGAACAATACACtcatttcgaaataaattaatcaaccCCTGGTCCGGAAACTACCCCCAAATTGTCACTGTAATGCCCAAAACTCAcccccatgccaacgacgttgcacagaaatgacagaacgcgcgatcttgaaaatttgctcaaaatttataaaaaatccgTGAGTTAGTTGCTCTTGATATACTGCATCTCCGACGtttttgaagaagaatttataatataatgtaaaatcACGACAAGTATATGGTTCAAGTAGCATGCTGATCTGTAAAATTAGAATTTTATGCTCGTATGTTCATAGTGCTCCTGTCAATTTTTGGAACTACTGTTACTCATCACACGGGTGcaggtaaaaaatcagaatgatcAGAATTCCGAACATAACTATATCGAAAACTCACAACCACGAATGAACAAAGTGGTGAATCTTCATTAAgcgaaaaataatggaaatagaatataaaagtatcgaaatttgaagttgTAGAATttagaattgttgaaaattctgaaaggCCGTTAGCAGAATGAGGTTAATGCGATTGCTCacaaacataaataaataaccttCAGATGGATTATAATGTAGAATTTTCACCCATTCGAATTCTTACATGCGAAGGATCAAGAATAAGAACGGTTAGAACTCCGAGTAGTAATCTCGGCTCTCACAGAAGGCTCAGAATATCGAATTGCAGTATATCAGAATCGTCAGAATGAAGAATCGCAATGTATCAGAAGAATCAATGACTCATATCATATTAGAAGccaagaaatataaatttataagtCAGCAAATAAAAACGGGCACATCGTTGGTCATACTCTCAAGGCCTAACCTAATAGCTTTAACAACTCAAAGTTGTCTATTTGCAttgcattttttcttctttattaaGTACCGAGTAAAGAATTTGTTTGATTCTGTATGTAAAACATTTTACAAGTCAAACAGATTAGTTTGATAGACTCAGAGTGTGAAATTCTGGTGGTAAGCCATTTATCCTACAGTTACTTTCGGAATACTGATCTTTCGGAATTGTACGATTCTGAATAATGACCCTTCTACATTCTGGATATCTG
The Neodiprion fabricii isolate iyNeoFabr1 chromosome 5, iyNeoFabr1.1, whole genome shotgun sequence genome window above contains:
- the LOC124181984 gene encoding calpain-A-like, whose product is MSWVEFISRNIRDYIEVKLCRSSLIWLGQMNVLMYGVRKNGIPDDQKKYFMDIVWKHPGELAADPQFFVEGLPRFDVQQNHLYDCWAVASLCSLAMHPRLLYQVVPQDQGFEEAKYAGIFHFRSFCTGRSAFHAKSTNVNLPKTFYYLKSNKVSPCPSSSCIVLEIFFMETINSIKRCKSNSLDCFYDVDQIRALENEQVKFDRMTVFWQFGKWVDVVIDGRLPTDSASHLILALSPESNEFWAPLVEKAYVKLYGSWKAIDGGDPGEVLEDFTGGLAFYYPIFDSERVSFDTIQYAQKRNAESEVTKLSHSV